A region from the Corallococcus caeni genome encodes:
- a CDS encoding tetratricopeptide repeat protein, with product MAQQKTEKIRQQELRQPDAFQKVGADARDWLMQRQKFLAIGAGVLVLGAVGFAIVSEVSKRGEETAAMALGQALTVLDRPVTGVDPADPTATEPPFATVQARDEEVVKQLSAFRKEHEGTRSATTAALAQGKAEFRLGKNDDALASLDAFLKGAPENDALRASALEGQGYAYEAKGDYAKAITAFEEMEKADTGEYLVGMGAYHKARMLILQGKKDEAAQVLSKIPTDHPNSAAARQATERMAVLAAEGVKVPTPAPPAATATDAGQP from the coding sequence GTGGCCCAGCAGAAGACCGAGAAGATTCGCCAGCAGGAGCTTCGCCAGCCGGACGCCTTCCAGAAGGTGGGGGCGGACGCGCGCGACTGGTTGATGCAGCGCCAGAAGTTCCTCGCCATCGGCGCGGGCGTGCTGGTGCTGGGCGCGGTGGGTTTCGCCATCGTCAGCGAAGTGTCCAAGCGCGGCGAGGAGACGGCCGCCATGGCCCTGGGCCAGGCCCTCACCGTCCTGGACCGCCCCGTGACGGGCGTGGACCCGGCGGACCCCACGGCCACGGAGCCCCCGTTCGCGACGGTGCAGGCCCGTGACGAGGAGGTCGTGAAGCAGCTGTCGGCCTTCCGCAAGGAGCACGAGGGCACGCGCTCGGCGACGACGGCCGCCCTGGCACAGGGGAAGGCCGAGTTCCGGCTGGGCAAGAACGACGACGCCCTGGCGTCCCTGGACGCCTTCCTCAAGGGCGCCCCGGAGAACGACGCCCTGCGCGCGAGCGCCCTGGAAGGCCAGGGCTACGCCTACGAGGCCAAGGGCGACTACGCCAAGGCCATCACCGCCTTCGAGGAGATGGAGAAGGCGGACACCGGCGAGTACCTCGTCGGCATGGGCGCGTACCACAAGGCGCGCATGCTGATCCTCCAGGGCAAGAAGGACGAAGCCGCGCAGGTGCTGTCGAAGATCCCGACGGACCACCCGAACAGCGCCGCGGCCCGTCAGGCCACCGAGCGCATGGCGGTGCTGGCCGCGGAGGGCGTGAAGGTGCCCACGCCGGCGCCGCCGGCCGCCACGGCCACGGACGCGGGGCAGCCGTAG